From a single Peromyscus maniculatus bairdii isolate BWxNUB_F1_BW_parent chromosome 4, HU_Pman_BW_mat_3.1, whole genome shotgun sequence genomic region:
- the LOC143272650 gene encoding tripartite motif-containing protein 43-like, with amino-acid sequence MESDMSQAFQEELTCFICLNCLTDPVTISCGHSFCQACLHLSWEDIQLPVHCPMCREPSEQKDFRSNTVLKKLVSIARQASLMKYLSSEEHKCVTHKETKRIFCVENRSYLCQLCSDSQEHRGHQHGPIEVAAEEQMERLLQQMASLWEKIQENKGNIEAENRRTTLWTDYLTLREQMVRAEYRRLCPVQGQEEEQHIESMQNEGQRVLENLRRREAMMGLDDVFRRSESMQQQLSMPQTLNLELSSLPISGLTESYSHFRFNFVFKFTSICPNNVKQLFNVMIRRSFRPHGEDRSVDSARSYLASWGSDCFIKGKYYWEVNLNNSSSDWAVGACKDSWISNRNQLIESEGAFLLVCVNEGDHHSLLTTCPVFQHYIERPLGRIGVFLDCEEGSLNFLNVAKSSLIHKYAPGTVNPSVRPFFSTGPM; translated from the exons ATGGAGTCAGACATGTCACAAGCCTTCCAGGAAGAACtcacctgcttcatctgcctCAACTGCCTTACAGACCCAGTCACcataagctgtggccacagcttctgtcaagcctgcctccacctttcttGGGAAGACATCCAGCTTCCTGTCCATTGCCCTATGTGTAGGGAACCATCCGAGCAGAAGGACTTCAGAAGCAACACTGTTCTGAAGAAGCTGGTGTCCATTGCCAGACAAGCCAGCCTCATGAAgtacctgagctctgaggagcataAATGTGTGACCcacaaggagacaaagaggatCTTCTGTGTTGAGAACAGGAGCTACCTCTGTCAACTCTGCTCTGACTCCCAAGAGCACAGAGGTCACCAACACGGTCCCATCGAAGTAGCTGCTGAGGAGCAAATGGAAAGACTTTTACAGCAAATGGCATCTTTGTGGGAGAAGATCCAAGAAAATAAAGGGAATAtagaggcagagaacagaaggACAACTCTGTGGACGGACTACTTGACACTGCGGGAGCAAATGGTCAGAGCAGAGTACAGGAGACTGTGTCCTGTCCAGGGTCAAGAGGAAGAGCAACATATTGAGTCTATGCAAAATGAAGGCCAACGTGTTTTAGAGAATCTCAGGAGAAGGGAAGCCATGATG ggttTGGATGACGTGTTCAGGAGGAGTGAGTCAatgcagcagcagctgagcaTGCCCCAGACTCTGAATCTAGAGCTCAGCTCTCTACCCATCAGTGGACTGACTGAAAGCTACAGCCACTTCCGATTCAACTTTGTCTTTAAATTTACAAGCATATGCCCTAACAATGTGAAGCAGCTCTTCAATGTCATGATCAGACGCAGCTTCAGACCTCACGGTGAGGATAGATCTGTGGATTCTGCTAGATCCTATTTGGCTTCCTGGGGATCAGACTGCTTCATCAAAGGTAAATATTACTGGGAGGTGAATTTGAACAATTCCTCCTCGGACTGGGCTGTGGGGGCCTGTAAGGATTCCTGGATAAGCAACAGAAACCAGCTCATTGAATCTGAGGGTGCCTTTCTTCTGGTGTGTGTGAACGAGGGTGATCATCacagtctcctcaccacatgccCAGTATTCCAGCACTATATAGAGAGACCACTGGGTCGGATTGGTGTGTTCCTCGATTGTGAGGAGGGTAGTTTAAATTTCCTGAACGTTGCCAAGAGTTCTCTCATACACAAATATGCTCCTGGCACCGTCAATCCCTCTGTCAGGCCTTTCTTCTCCACTGGCCCAATGTGA